CATTCGAAACGCGGTGGCAAATATGTAGAAGCTCACAGAAGAATGGCAAATAGAGATGTGCCATATGTAAGGATgacaaatagttaaatatcccaATAACAACCCGTGAAGCGCCCATGCCGTTAGCAATGAAAACGGACAGGAACGGGCGATAAATCGCCTTAACCGTGTCCCGTACCATATTTTTTCACCGATAACGATAACGGGAGCGGGACAGCCGGTAACAGGATGAGAAGCGGGATAAACCGGTATACGGAAACGAACAAATATGGACGGTAATAAAATGGAAATGGGCGGGAACAGGGATCATACACCGAGATGACATTGACACATTCCAAATAGCAATAGCATACCAAGTAAGTAACCAAATAACCAACAACATTAGAACAACAAGTCCACAAATAGACAAATAGTCCACATATCAACCACAAATACAAACGCTGGCTGCCCAAGTCCCAAGCGCCCAGCCAGGCCGCCACAAGACAGTCTTCCTTTGGCTGGGAACGGCACGCGGCAGGGACAGGGGGCAAGGGCTAGAGCCGCGGGGCGGTGGAGGGACCGGCGGATACCCTATACCATTTCCTATACCATTACCGGGTTTTACTATCCCGTTTCTGTTTACCTCCAAATACAGGACAAAAAATGGTAAAACGCACTACCGGACACAGGGACTAGGCCGAGTGctaggggcactcggcgaagcccgaAAAATACTCtgcaaagcgtttgccgagtgtaacactcgacaTATGACACACGGCAAAAAATCTGCCGGCAAACGctaattcgccgagtgttttgtgtcgccTAGTGGCCAAAAACACTTGACAaccaatttttcaaaaaaaaaacatccagctgccaccaccaccaccggttgccggcaccaccaccgccaccacacaccgcacacaccggccaccgccaccaccaccgccaccacacaccGCAcacaccggccgccgccaccaccaccgccaccacacaccGCAcacaccggccgccgccaccaccaccgccaccacacaccgcacacaccgccgccgccatgccccgCTGCCGCACgacccgcccgcgccggccgcctcgacccgcccccgccgctgccacgcCCCCCCTCCCTGCCGGAtctaaggaagaagaagggcgccAGAtccagggaagaagaagggtgccAGATCCGAGGAAGAAGGGCACCGGATCCGGGGAAGAAGGGCGCccggccggggaagaaggggagggaggggcaccAGATCCGACTGCCACGCCCCGCCCCCACCAGCCGCCATGAcccgccgccacctcgaccCGCCCCCGTCACCGCCCCGCGCCAAATCCGgctgggggagggagaggggaggggaggaggtgcgcCGGGGAGGGAGatagaggggaggggaggggaggaaatgcaccggagagggagggacaggggaggggaggagggttggccgccggcgcggagggcagggagaggagggagggggcagggAGGGGAGGTCGGAGGAGACGGGGGGCCTCAAAGGGGGAGGCAGGGGGGGGCGGGGGTGCGGAGTGGGGCTCGGGGGGTGCGGAGTGGGTCTCGGTAAATCAAGACGTAGGATTTTTttcaggtttgccgagtgtccccgattagggcacttggcaaagttttttttttcatttttttgggagaaaaaaacttgttgccgagtgtaaaaaataaaacactcggtaaaccttttgtttgccgagcgctaaaaataaaacactcggcaaagccttaaTTTACTAAGTGTcgttactttgccgagtgtttttcgcaaaacactcggcaaatagctctttgccgagtgctcgaaggaatacactcggcaaataaaaatacactcggcaaattagaGATTTCCCGTAGTGACGGACGGGCAGAAACAGGATTTTATCCGTCCGTTTTCGTCGCTAGAGCACGCAACTATCGTAAGCTAGCATACACCACCACTGGTGGCATTCGGCAACAAAAGCGCAGAAGCTTCGCATGTCCTACGTGGCAGGCCCTCATTGGCTGCACACCTGCTTGCCAGGCTCATCAACAAGCTTGACGTTGCTCTAATCCTCAAACGTAGAAAAGTACACACTCAATTCAAAGGGAACACACCAATTTTAACCTGTCGTGGGTCCGAATTTGAACAGAACCATAAGAATTTGCGTTGAATACGTCTGACGTCTCTGTCTCGAAGCAAAGGATACGATGGTAATATAGCTGAGGGGGAGCGGCGGATACGGTGGGTGGCCGCCcacagcagccgccgccgccggcgagaggAACCCTAGATCCCAACTCCATGGATCCCAACCCTAGATCCCCTTCCTTCCTGTGGGCTCCCGCCCGCCCCTCCTGGCAAATCCTCGACCGCTTCATCCACCGCACCGACCGGGACGTGGAGGACGAAGCGGACGGCACGGCGTCGGAGATCTCCTACACCTGCACCGACAGGCCCATCCGCGCCTCCCTCCGGCTCGCCGACTCTCCCGCGGTGTCCCGCCTGTACCTCGACTGGCCGAGCAGGCCGGAGTTCGGAGGCCGCCTGCGGGAGCCAAGCGTGATCGCCGCCCACAACCACTCCATCCTCTTCAGGGCTATAGTGCCCCTGGAGGATCCAATGTCCTGCAAGGACACCGGCAACTTCCCCATCGACATGTTCGTCTACTCGGCCTTCTCGTCTCCTCCGTCGCTCCATCGGCTTCGCACTTGTTTCATCGGTGGCGTCAGCACCCCCGATGAGGACATTTACTTCAAGCCGTACCGGCGCTGGCAGCAGAGAATCATAGCGGAGGACCATATCGGCCTCCTGTGCCACGGCAGCGAAGGCGGGTTCACGGTCGTGGATTTCACCAACTTCGGCCTGGAAGGCGAGCTCTGCCTGCTGCACCACCATGCTCTTCCTGCTTCTGCCTCGCACAAGAacactgaagaagaagaagaagcagactGGATGATTAAGAAGGTGCGGATACCCAAAGGCCCCAGTGTTCGCCGTTGGATCACTGACGCCATCATCCCCCTTAATGGACGCTTCTTGTGCTGGGTTGACAACTACCAGGGCATACTTGTTGTTGACGTCCTCCGTGCCAGCGTCAAGAGCACCACAGATCAGCTGCTCCATTACATCCCGCTGCCTGATGAAGCTTTGCAATCTGACCGCCGCCCACATCCCGATGGAGACTGCCCTGACAGAGCTCGATGTGTCTGCGTCACTGCTGATTTCACGCTCAAGCTCGTCTGCGTTACCACCCGTAAAGCCAACCGAGCGCGATCTCCTTTCACAATAAGGTCGTGGACATTGCCTAACTTCTACCGAAGTGGGCAATGGTGCAGAGATCACACCATGGAGGCAGCCGAGTTCTGGGGTCTTTACAATGGCCAGAGCCTTCCACAGGTGAAGCCTATGTTTCCTCT
This genomic window from Setaria viridis chromosome 8, Setaria_viridis_v4.0, whole genome shotgun sequence contains:
- the LOC117834110 gene encoding uncharacterized protein, translating into MDPNPRSPSFLWAPARPSWQILDRFIHRTDRDVEDEADGTASEISYTCTDRPIRASLRLADSPAVSRLYLDWPSRPEFGGRLREPSVIAAHNHSILFRAIVPLEDPMSCKDTGNFPIDMFVYSAFSSPPSLHRLRTCFIGGVSTPDEDIYFKPYRRWQQRIIAEDHIGLLCHGSEGGFTVVDFTNFGLEGELCLLHHHALPASASHKNTEEEEEADWMIKKVRIPKGPSVRRWITDAIIPLNGRFLCWVDNYQGILVVDVLRASVKSTTDQLLHYIPLPDEALQSDRRPHPDGDCPDRARCVCVTADFTLKLVCVTTRKANRARSPFTIRSWTLPNFYRSGQWCRDHTMEAAEFWGLYNGQSLPQVKPMFPLVSLVNPDEFCFLLKEDHTTYWIIEVDMGNKMLKSSAIYINEEEEGCTTDRPRARRIVFDGHSFIPSGLSDYLGMDAIKSRELSEMMQKEKQRRVAQKKSQLEVEQAESKAAKCRA